A genomic region of Verrucomicrobiota bacterium contains the following coding sequences:
- a CDS encoding Sir2 family NAD-dependent protein deacetylase, which yields MAKLLIISGAGLSAESGISTFRDSDGLWEKHRIEDVCNGATWRANFELVHQFYNARRAQLGTVNPNDAHRMIARWQSRYDTILLTQNVDDLLERAGCREVVHLHGFLTRMCCVDCGHCWDIGYVPWKSGACCVLCPSVRGVRPDIVFFGEQAPNYAVLWRALDSLRREDVLLVIGTSGVVLPITQMAQDCPSYRILNNLARESAIDEAVFDQVIHQPATQAAAAVDRLLKTRLG from the coding sequence ATGGCCAAGCTGCTCATCATATCAGGAGCCGGGTTAAGCGCGGAGAGCGGGATCAGCACGTTTCGCGACAGCGACGGGCTATGGGAGAAACATCGCATTGAAGATGTCTGCAACGGCGCCACCTGGCGGGCGAACTTTGAACTCGTCCATCAATTCTATAATGCGCGACGGGCGCAGCTCGGGACCGTCAATCCCAATGACGCACACCGCATGATTGCCCGGTGGCAAAGCCGGTACGACACCATCCTGCTCACGCAAAACGTGGATGATCTGCTGGAGCGGGCGGGGTGTCGCGAGGTGGTTCACCTGCATGGTTTTCTCACCCGCATGTGCTGCGTGGATTGCGGGCACTGCTGGGATATCGGGTATGTGCCTTGGAAAAGCGGCGCGTGTTGCGTGCTGTGCCCCTCGGTCAGAGGCGTACGGCCGGACATTGTCTTTTTTGGCGAGCAAGCTCCGAACTACGCGGTTTTATGGCGGGCGCTGGATTCGTTGCGCAGGGAGGATGTACTGCTGGTGATTGGCACGAGCGGCGTGGTGCTGCCCATCACGCAAATGGCGCAGGATTGTCCGAGTTATCGAATCCTGAACAATCTGGCCAGGGAATCCGCGATTGATGAGGCGGTGTTTGATCAGGTCATCCATCAGCCAGCGACGCAGGCGGCGGCGGCGGTTGACCGGCTCTTGAAGACGCGGCTGGGGTGA
- a CDS encoding multiheme c-type cytochrome gives MSFLRRPKLFWALTGYVGVFLLTSAIGSMSYFHFGNPERTCASCHEMGDMHSAWAKSFHRSFHCRDCHGGSLTLDTHALRSHVNRVVQHFSRTPTKAIGLKERDVLAVNTACQECHPESFADWQRSRHSATYARIFLDPKHNRTELLSPDCLRCHGMFFDGHIEDLVTPISTTGPWAFKDPAKAAQPTIPCLACHQVHKSSDGFKSPQLYVRREHTHFSSSLLPVTPIVQGERVVKLSTDSRQRLCTQCHAPNAFRQLGTGDDRTPAGVHEGLSCRDCHSSHSQSAKASCANCHPANSHCGLNVEKMDTSFLSIQSKHNIHVVACGDCHNGQRPAKRK, from the coding sequence ATGAGCTTTTTACGTCGTCCAAAACTGTTCTGGGCGCTCACGGGCTACGTGGGTGTATTTTTGCTGACCAGCGCCATCGGGAGCATGAGCTATTTTCATTTCGGAAACCCGGAGCGCACCTGCGCCTCCTGTCACGAAATGGGGGACATGCATTCCGCCTGGGCAAAATCCTTCCATCGCAGCTTTCATTGTCGCGATTGTCATGGCGGTTCACTGACGCTCGACACCCACGCGCTGCGGTCGCATGTGAACCGGGTGGTGCAACACTTCTCGCGAACCCCCACCAAGGCGATCGGGCTCAAGGAACGGGATGTGCTGGCGGTGAACACGGCCTGCCAGGAATGCCACCCGGAATCGTTCGCCGATTGGCAGCGCAGCCGCCATTCCGCCACGTACGCGCGCATCTTTCTTGACCCCAAGCACAACCGGACGGAATTGCTCTCCCCCGATTGCCTCCGCTGCCATGGGATGTTTTTCGATGGTCACATCGAAGACCTCGTGACGCCGATTTCGACCACTGGCCCTTGGGCCTTTAAAGATCCGGCCAAGGCTGCCCAGCCGACCATTCCCTGCCTGGCCTGCCATCAGGTTCACAAGTCGTCCGATGGTTTCAAGTCCCCGCAGCTCTACGTGCGGCGCGAGCATACCCATTTTTCCTCCAGTCTTCTGCCGGTGACGCCCATCGTGCAGGGTGAGCGCGTGGTGAAACTCTCGACGGACTCGCGCCAGAGGCTTTGCACACAATGTCACGCGCCCAATGCGTTTCGCCAGCTCGGCACCGGGGATGACCGCACTCCCGCCGGGGTGCATGAGGGGTTGAGCTGCCGCGACTGCCATTCCTCGCATTCCCAATCCGCCAAAGCGTCGTGCGCCAACTGTCATCCTGCCAACTCCCATTGTGGCCTGAACGTGGAGAAGATGGACACCTCTTTCCTTTCCATCCAAAGCAAACACAACATTCACGTTGTGGCGTGTGGCGATTGCCACAATGGGCAGCGTCCCGCGAAACGGAAGTAG
- a CDS encoding GMC family oxidoreductase, which translates to MALPKVNAVIVGAGAGGGIVAKELAQAGLRVVLLERGEWPRYDEHNDDELNSQRTPALGNPFGPDDLRHRRVVVNSNGSTRVVLPSEGGYCNNAGCVGGGTVSYGAMAWRFMPQDFRMRSTYGEVKDSTLADWPISYDELEPFYEKAEYEIGVSGDYSTNPFCGPRKKPFPMPAFPYNKQGLMVVDAAKRLGFHPFPIPMLRNSVPYNGRPACIHMRSCVGFACPINAKAGSQNTVLPVALATGNCEVRTGCVAAEIIVDERGRAQGVRYFDANNHGQEQPADLVVVSASATETARLLLNSKSKLFPNGAGNNNDWVGRNLQGHGYVGACGLMEQEVYEEAGPGATVAFSDFNHGNAGLVGGGMVANEFIPLPYLFCNVRPPGEPRWGKAHKDFQRQQYKHLLRLHGPIQEIPNFSARVSVDPTVKDAWGIPVCRLSGTRHPYDLELGDFLSKKAELVVKELGAKRIWRNTLGGLSLSGGQHQAGTCRMGDDPKTSVTNRFGQVHQIDNLFVADGSLNVTNGGFNPVLTIMALAYWVSNHIKTGWKGSKFK; encoded by the coding sequence ATGGCTCTTCCAAAAGTTAATGCAGTCATTGTTGGCGCCGGCGCTGGCGGTGGAATTGTGGCCAAGGAATTGGCCCAGGCGGGTCTCCGTGTCGTCCTCCTGGAGCGCGGTGAGTGGCCGCGCTACGACGAGCATAATGACGATGAACTGAATTCCCAGCGCACCCCGGCCCTCGGCAACCCGTTTGGCCCTGATGATCTCCGGCACCGGCGGGTGGTCGTCAATTCCAACGGCAGCACGCGGGTGGTTCTCCCCAGCGAAGGCGGTTACTGCAACAACGCCGGCTGCGTTGGCGGCGGCACGGTGAGTTACGGCGCCATGGCTTGGCGGTTCATGCCGCAGGATTTCCGCATGCGTTCCACGTATGGCGAGGTAAAGGATTCCACCCTGGCCGATTGGCCGATCAGCTATGATGAGTTGGAACCCTTCTACGAAAAGGCCGAGTATGAGATCGGCGTGTCCGGTGATTACAGCACCAATCCATTCTGCGGCCCGCGCAAGAAACCGTTCCCCATGCCGGCCTTCCCTTATAATAAACAAGGGCTGATGGTCGTGGACGCGGCCAAGCGCCTGGGCTTTCATCCCTTTCCCATTCCCATGCTGCGCAATTCCGTGCCGTACAATGGCCGGCCAGCGTGTATTCACATGCGTTCCTGCGTCGGGTTTGCCTGCCCCATCAATGCCAAGGCCGGTTCGCAGAACACCGTTCTGCCCGTCGCCCTGGCGACTGGAAACTGCGAGGTGCGCACCGGTTGTGTGGCGGCGGAAATTATCGTGGATGAACGCGGGCGCGCGCAGGGGGTTCGCTACTTCGACGCCAACAACCACGGCCAGGAACAACCTGCCGATCTGGTCGTCGTCTCGGCCTCGGCCACCGAAACCGCCCGCCTGCTGCTGAATTCCAAGTCCAAGCTCTTTCCCAACGGGGCTGGCAACAACAACGACTGGGTGGGGCGCAACCTTCAAGGCCACGGCTACGTTGGTGCCTGCGGGCTCATGGAGCAGGAAGTTTACGAGGAGGCCGGACCCGGCGCCACGGTGGCCTTCAGCGATTTTAACCATGGGAATGCCGGGCTCGTCGGTGGCGGGATGGTGGCGAACGAATTCATTCCGCTTCCCTACCTGTTTTGCAATGTCCGGCCACCCGGCGAACCGCGCTGGGGCAAGGCGCACAAAGATTTTCAGCGCCAACAGTACAAGCACCTGTTGCGTCTGCACGGACCGATCCAGGAAATTCCCAACTTTTCGGCGCGCGTCAGCGTGGATCCGACGGTGAAGGACGCATGGGGTATTCCTGTCTGCCGCCTCTCGGGCACCCGGCATCCCTACGACCTTGAACTGGGGGACTTTCTGTCCAAGAAAGCCGAGCTGGTGGTCAAGGAGTTGGGGGCCAAGCGCATTTGGCGGAATACGCTCGGTGGCCTATCGCTCAGCGGTGGCCAGCATCAGGCTGGCACTTGCCGCATGGGGGACGATCCCAAGACGTCCGTCACCAACCGGTTCGGCCAGGTCCACCAGATTGACAACCTGTTTGTCGCCGACGGCAGCCTGAACGTCACCAATGGTGGCTTCAATCCCGTCCTGACTATCATGGCCCTGGCTTATTGGGTCTCCAACCACATTAAAACCGGCTGGAAAGGGAGCAAATTCAAATGA
- a CDS encoding gluconate 2-dehydrogenase subunit 3 family protein: MKPTPSQTAAAVEPDGVSRRTVLKLAAVGTLGAAVGVGGSAGITHFIRTAPAPYRFFSEAEAKLLIAICEQIIPRDDTPGATDAGVIYYIDRQISGVLARHQQSYRLGLEAFRQTCLQVYKTPFEQLPFAQQTDALRLLETGKAPKELWGDRSPSAFFGLVLDHTRQGFYGSPRHGGNRDYASYRMLGLAYPNLIGQNRYTPGRPS; the protein is encoded by the coding sequence ATGAAACCAACTCCTTCACAAACGGCCGCCGCAGTTGAGCCGGACGGCGTGTCGCGACGCACGGTGTTGAAACTGGCAGCGGTGGGCACCCTCGGGGCCGCCGTTGGCGTCGGTGGCTCTGCCGGCATCACCCATTTCATCCGCACGGCCCCGGCCCCTTACCGATTTTTTTCCGAAGCCGAGGCCAAGTTGTTGATCGCGATCTGCGAACAGATCATCCCGCGCGATGACACGCCCGGCGCGACGGACGCGGGGGTGATTTACTATATTGACCGCCAGATTTCCGGGGTGCTCGCCCGGCACCAGCAGAGCTACCGTCTGGGGCTGGAAGCCTTTCGCCAGACCTGTCTGCAAGTGTATAAAACCCCCTTTGAACAACTCCCCTTTGCGCAACAGACGGACGCCTTGCGGCTACTTGAGACGGGCAAGGCGCCGAAGGAACTCTGGGGAGATCGTTCGCCATCGGCGTTCTTCGGTCTGGTCCTCGACCATACCCGGCAGGGCTTCTATGGCAGCCCCCGGCATGGTGGCAACCGTGATTATGCCAGTTACCGCATGCTCGGCCTGGCGTATCCCAACCTCATCGGCCAGAACCGTTACACTCCTGGCCGCCCGTCGTAA